The Pempheris klunzingeri isolate RE-2024b unplaced genomic scaffold, fPemKlu1.hap1 Scaffold_68, whole genome shotgun sequence genome has a segment encoding these proteins:
- the LOC139225145 gene encoding plastin-2-like translates to FSEGGLLGVDQLNDVFAGCGAAQPSYKLREIIDEFDVNKDGKIDFEEFCNVFLSAETNKVWGAKLRQNIKERAGIAVLDTHEKSAEGTKHSVLESDIVAFAIYINNMLKNDPVVNKTYLPIEKNSTDLFEKVSDGVLFCKMVNLVAENTIDERTINTKKLNQFTKTENLNLALNSFRAIGIHIVNVGAQDIMNKTSHLVLGIVWQIIRLVLLKKISLQFTPGLACLLRPGEDIKMLMALSPEELLMRWVNYHLEKAGSERTISNFGSDLKDSEVYAHLFDRTIKGKNITPHSQIMQ, encoded by the exons TTTTCGGAAGGAGGTCTCTTAGGTGTTGACCAACTTAATGATGTGTTTGCAGGATGTGGAGCTGCTCAACCAAGTTATAAACTAAGAGAAATTATAGATGAATTTGATGTTAATAAAGATGGTAAAATTGATTTTGAAGAattttgtaat GTATTTCTTTCGGCGGAAACAAACAAAGTATGGGGTGCTAAACTTAgacaaaacattaaagaaagaGCTGGAATCGCTGTATTGGATACCCATGAAAAATCCGCAGAAGGAACCAAGCATTCTGTTCTAGAAAGTGATATTGTAGCTTTTGCGATATATATTAACAATATGCTAAAAAATGATCCTGTGGTTAATAAGACATATCTGCCAATCGAAAAAAATAGTACAGATCTTTTTGAAAAAGTTTCAGACGGTGTATTGTTTTGCAAGATGGTTAATCTGGTCGCCGAAAATACAATCGATGAAAGAACTATCAATACTAAAAAGTTGAATCAATTtactaaaacagaaaatctcAATCTTGCTCTAAATTCATTTCGAGCCATCGGTATTCATATTGTAAACGTTGGTGCACAAGATATTATGAATAAGACATCTCATCTTGTATTGGGAATAGTGTGGCAAATCATAAGA ttagtacttttgaaaaaaataagtttACAGTTTACACCGGGTCTGGCTTGCTTGTTACGTCCTGGTGAAGACATCAAAATGTTAATGGCTCTTTCACCAGAGGAACTTTTAATGAGGTGGGTTAATTATCATCTTGAAAAAGCTGGTAGTGAAAGAACTATTTCAAACTTTGGATCAGATCTCAAG GACAGTGAAGTGTACGCTCATTTATTTGATAGAACCATAAAAGGCAAAAATATTACACCACACTCACAAATTATGCAA